GGTTGTAAGATATGATCCGGGTTACCATCTGTTAAACCTAGTTCAATAGACATATCCGAAGCAATGGTACTTGGTGTTAAGGTACACACGCGGATATTGTTTTTGCGAACTTCTTTCATTAGGGATTCGGATAGACCGATAACCGCAAACTTAGAAGCTGAATAAGCAGAAGTCGTTGGATTTCCATTTAGCCCTGCTGTAGAAGCCACATTGAAGATATCTCCTTCATTTTGTTGAATCAGATGTGGTAATACTTCACGGGTTACATTGTAAACCCCCATCACATTTGTCAATAAGATTTCTTCCCAACGATCAGCGGGCATATCTACAAATTTTCCAAATTCAGAGATACCTGCATTGTTGACTAAAATATCGATTCCACCTAAGAAATCAATAACTTTTGCAATTTCCGTGTGAACGGCTGGTTTATCTACGACATCAAATACAGCATACGTCGCTTTTACGCCCAATGCTGTTAATTCTTCAACCGTCTGTTTCAGACGTTCTTCGTTTCTACCTGTAATTGCCACGTTAATTCCTTCTTTTGCAAAGGCAAGTGCTGTAGCCTTTCCTAATCCTCTACCACCACCTGTGATAATTGCATTTTTTCCTTTTAATGGACTCATAGCCTTGTGTTTTTATAAATAGAATTAATTAATTTGCTTCAATCGCGCGTTCGATTGCATTCCATAAGCCATATCGTTTGACTAAAGCTTCTTTGGATACGCGGATTACCTCTTGCCATTTTTGTTCATCTGAACCACATAGTTCCGTAATCATTTGCATTGCCATTGGTCCATGCTCATCGCCATCTAATTCAATGTGTCGCTCAAAGTAATAAATTAATTTGGATAAGTCTGTTTCCGGAAAGTTAAGTTGAAACCCTTTTAGGATAGCAGTAAACATTTCAGGAATCAAATCTTCACGACCAAAAGTAAATGCCGCAGCAATTTCATGCGGTTTTCCTTGCGCAATGATGTCAAAAGTAAAAGTCAAGAAGTCTTTAATATCTTGGTCCACAGCTAATGCTGTAATCGCTTGTTCAGTGCTTTTTCCCTCTTGTAGTTGAGCTAAAAAAGCATCTATAATTTGCACGTCTGCTTGTGCGTCGCGCATCGCATCGATATACATTTCAAAATGACTCAAACGCTGTCCATCCATAGCTAAATCGGATTCCTCCGCTAAGACAATCTCGTTAATTAAATAACGCGTTTGTGGATAAGGAGAAGCAAACCAAGGCGTAGTTGTACACGTAAGCTTTTGTTGTAAGGCTTTTAATAGGGACATAAAATCCCATACTGCGTATACATGGCCTTCCATGAATTTCTGTAAATGGGCAACAGTCGTAATTTTTTGATATAATGGATGCTCTAATAAAGCTTGACGTTCTGGAGTAATCAGTTGATTAACGGTTTGAATATTCATAATGATTAAAAGATTTATACAAAAATAAAAAAGCTTCTCGGTAAGGAGAAGCTCTTTATATAAAGTTTATCTATTTTGTTATAAGCTAGACTACTTGAATGCTGGGAATCCCGTTACATCCATACCTGTAATTAACAAGTGGATATCGTGTGTTCCTTCATACGTTACAACTGATTCAAGGTTCATCATGTGGCGCATAATAGAATACTCCCCTGTGATACCCATTCCTCCTAACATTTGACGTGCATCACGAGCAATTTCTAATGCCATATTTACGTTGTTGCGTTTTGCCATAGAAATCTGAGCTGAAGTTGCTCTTCCTTCGTTTCTCAAAACACCTAAACGCCAAGTTAACATTTGTGCTTTAGTGATCTCAGTGATCATCTCAGCTAATTTCTTTTGCTGTAATTGTGTAGCTCCAATTGGTTTGTCAAATTGGATACGCTCTTTTGAGTAACGCAAAGCTGTATCATAACAGTCCATCGCTGCTCCAATAGCTCCCCAAGCAATTCCATAACGTGCAGAATCTAAACATCCTAGTGGTGCTCCTAATCCTGATTTGTTTGGCAATAAGTTTTCTTTTGGAACTTTTACGTTGTCAAAAATAAGCTCTCCAGTTGCAGAAGCTCTTAATGACCATTTGTTGTGCGTTTCTGGAGTTGTGAAACCTTCCATTCCTCTTTCAACGATTAAACCGTGAATTCTACCTTCTTCGTTTTTCGCCCAAACTACAGCGATATCAGCGAAAGGTGCATTTGAAATCCACATTTTTGCTC
The window above is part of the Myroides odoratus DSM 2801 genome. Proteins encoded here:
- a CDS encoding acyl-CoA dehydrogenase family protein, with product MKPDLFQAPDYYLLDDLLTEEHKLIRDAARAWVKREVSPIIEEYAQKAEFPKQIISGLAEIGGFGPYIPTEYGGAGLDQISYGLIMQEIERGDSGVRSTSSVQSSLVMYPIWKYGNEEQRNKYLPKLATGEMIGCFGLTEPDHGSNPSGMITNFKDMGDHYLLNGAKMWISNAPFADIAVVWAKNEEGRIHGLIVERGMEGFTTPETHNKWSLRASATGELIFDNVKVPKENLLPNKSGLGAPLGCLDSARYGIAWGAIGAAMDCYDTALRYSKERIQFDKPIGATQLQQKKLAEMITEITKAQMLTWRLGVLRNEGRATSAQISMAKRNNVNMALEIARDARQMLGGMGITGEYSIMRHMMNLESVVTYEGTHDIHLLITGMDVTGFPAFK
- a CDS encoding 3-ketoacyl-ACP reductase, coding for MSPLKGKNAIITGGGRGLGKATALAFAKEGINVAITGRNEERLKQTVEELTALGVKATYAVFDVVDKPAVHTEIAKVIDFLGGIDILVNNAGISEFGKFVDMPADRWEEILLTNVMGVYNVTREVLPHLIQQNEGDIFNVASTAGLNGNPTTSAYSASKFAVIGLSESLMKEVRKNNIRVCTLTPSTIASDMSIELGLTDGNPDHILQPEDFAELLVATLKLPRRAMLKTASLWTTNPV
- a CDS encoding DUF3050 domain-containing protein, whose protein sequence is MNIQTVNQLITPERQALLEHPLYQKITTVAHLQKFMEGHVYAVWDFMSLLKALQQKLTCTTTPWFASPYPQTRYLINEIVLAEESDLAMDGQRLSHFEMYIDAMRDAQADVQIIDAFLAQLQEGKSTEQAITALAVDQDIKDFLTFTFDIIAQGKPHEIAAAFTFGREDLIPEMFTAILKGFQLNFPETDLSKLIYYFERHIELDGDEHGPMAMQMITELCGSDEQKWQEVIRVSKEALVKRYGLWNAIERAIEAN